The proteins below come from a single Holdemania massiliensis genomic window:
- a CDS encoding class I SAM-dependent methyltransferase: MKENRYDDQDFFEKYSHMSRSEKGLAGAGEWPVLQAMLPDFTNKQVLDLGCGYGWHCRYAMENGAVSVLGMDLSEKMLEQARTINQLEGIEYQQGALEDYAYPSESFDVVLSSLTLHYIENLNALFQQIAKTLRPGGEFIFSMEHPIFTAEGSQQWLDQTSDPDPVWPVTRYFLDGRRDSIFLGAPVVKYHHSLTTIVQALIHNGFELEDIQEPQPTTELIREVPKMEEERHRPMMIIFKAKKR, translated from the coding sequence ATGAAAGAGAATCGCTATGATGATCAGGATTTTTTTGAAAAATACAGTCATATGAGCAGATCGGAGAAAGGCTTGGCAGGGGCTGGCGAATGGCCGGTGCTGCAGGCTATGCTTCCGGATTTCACAAATAAACAGGTTCTGGATCTAGGCTGCGGTTATGGCTGGCATTGCCGATATGCGATGGAAAACGGTGCGGTTTCAGTCTTGGGAATGGATCTGTCAGAGAAAATGCTGGAGCAGGCCCGCACGATCAATCAGCTGGAAGGAATCGAATATCAGCAGGGAGCGCTTGAAGACTATGCTTATCCAAGCGAAAGTTTTGACGTGGTTCTGAGCTCGCTGACGCTGCATTATATTGAAAACCTGAACGCCTTGTTTCAACAGATTGCGAAAACCCTGCGGCCAGGCGGAGAATTCATCTTTTCGATGGAACATCCGATTTTTACAGCTGAAGGCAGTCAGCAATGGCTTGATCAAACTTCCGATCCAGATCCAGTATGGCCGGTTACGCGTTACTTTCTTGATGGAAGACGGGATTCAATCTTCTTAGGGGCGCCAGTTGTGAAATATCATCATTCCCTGACGACGATCGTGCAGGCGCTGATCCACAATGGCTTTGAACTGGAGGATATTCAGGAGCCGCAGCCAACGACAGAATTGATCCGCGAAGTACCGAAAATGGAAGAAGAACGGCATCGTCCGATGATGATTATTTTTAAAGCGAAGAAACGGTAA
- the glmM gene encoding phosphoglucosamine mutase, with protein MGRYFGTDGIRGKANETLDVQRAFQVGRYLGYYFSKTGKGRILVGKDTRLSSGMFENAIAAGASASGADVYLLGTCPTPSVAYLVKREQFSCGVMISASHNPYYDNGIKVFSQAGIKLSAEIEGLIEDYIDGLTEIPLVSGDKIGQIVRYDEGLEHYLDWMESLFDFRLESFHLALDLANGSATTTAEKLLRRMGAHCTVIHSEPNGININTQCGSTHPGSLQELMKSGIFDLGLAFDGDADRLIAVDPNGELIDGDYVLYICGKYLKEAGHLRGNTVVSTVMANLGFFKAMEQLGIATESTQVGDKYVYECMVKKDYMLGGEQSGHIIFKEHATTGDGLLTALKLLEVMHKTGKGIVELKDGLKIYPQLLINVPVKDKEAAMQADPIVKEVAAINEELQGNGRILVRPSGTEPLVRVMVEAESDELCHHYVYRVVDLIEQSGL; from the coding sequence ATGGGACGTTATTTTGGAACTGACGGCATTCGCGGCAAAGCCAATGAAACATTGGATGTGCAGCGTGCCTTCCAAGTCGGACGGTATTTGGGATATTATTTCTCCAAAACCGGAAAAGGCCGGATTCTGGTCGGCAAGGACACGCGTTTATCTTCCGGGATGTTTGAAAATGCGATAGCGGCCGGAGCTTCCGCCAGCGGTGCGGATGTGTATTTGTTGGGAACCTGTCCGACACCCAGCGTGGCCTATTTGGTAAAACGTGAACAATTCAGCTGCGGCGTGATGATCTCCGCCAGCCATAATCCGTACTATGACAACGGAATCAAAGTTTTTTCGCAGGCAGGGATTAAGCTCTCGGCAGAGATCGAGGGATTGATTGAAGACTATATCGACGGCTTGACGGAAATTCCGCTGGTCAGCGGTGATAAGATTGGTCAGATCGTGCGTTATGACGAAGGGCTGGAGCATTATTTGGATTGGATGGAATCCCTGTTTGACTTCCGTCTTGAATCGTTCCATCTGGCTTTGGATCTCGCTAACGGCTCGGCGACCACAACCGCGGAGAAGCTGCTGCGGCGCATGGGCGCCCACTGCACAGTCATTCACAGCGAACCCAACGGCATTAACATCAACACGCAATGCGGATCCACGCATCCGGGTTCATTGCAGGAACTGATGAAAAGCGGAATCTTCGATTTAGGCTTGGCGTTTGACGGCGATGCTGATCGTCTGATCGCGGTGGATCCGAATGGTGAGTTGATCGACGGCGACTATGTGCTGTATATCTGCGGCAAGTATTTGAAGGAAGCCGGGCATCTGCGCGGCAATACCGTAGTCAGCACCGTGATGGCCAATTTGGGATTCTTTAAAGCTATGGAACAGCTTGGCATTGCAACCGAATCCACACAGGTGGGAGATAAATACGTCTACGAATGTATGGTGAAGAAGGATTACATGCTCGGCGGCGAACAGTCCGGACACATTATCTTCAAGGAACATGCGACGACGGGGGATGGCTTGCTGACGGCGTTAAAGCTGTTGGAAGTTATGCACAAAACCGGCAAGGGGATTGTGGAGCTCAAGGATGGCCTGAAAATTTATCCGCAGCTGCTGATCAACGTACCGGTGAAAGATAAGGAAGCGGCGATGCAGGCTGATCCGATTGTGAAAGAAGTTGCGGCGATCAATGAAGAGCTGCAGGGCAACGGACGGATTCTTGTTCGTCCATCCGGAACTGAACCGCTGGTTCGTGTGATGGTTGAAGCCGAAAGCGATGAGCTGTGTCACCACTATGTTTACCGTGTTGTCGATCTGATTGAACAATCCGGTTTGTGA